The genomic segment AAGCACTCCCAGCGGAAGGGTTCCATAAAACGCCACAAAGGTGAATACCACGCTGTCCAGTGCCTGGGATACCAAAGTAGAGAGATTATTCCTCAACCAGAGGTGTTTCCCGTTGGTCTTTTCCCTCCACCAGTGGAATGCCCATACATCGTGCATCTGGGAGAGGCCGTAGGCTATCAGGGAGGCGATAGCCAGCCTCGGCATGATTTTAAATATAGTCTCCATAGCACCTTGGGCAAAGTCGTCTGGATGGGCGGTGAACTGAAGGGCCAGATTCATTATCACCGTAGTGGCTATAAGGGAGAAAAAACCTATATACACCGCTTGTTTTGCGTCCTCTTTCCCGTGATTTTCCGAAAGGATGTCGGTCACAAGGAATGCCGAGGCGTAGACTATATTCCCCAGCGTGGCGGTTATCCCGAACAGGGATA from the Dethiosulfovibrio salsuginis genome contains:
- a CDS encoding queuosine precursor transporter, coding for MSNEFLWFLMMATNFLFIMAIYRLWGKQGLLCWIPVSVILANIQVVKLVSLFGITATLGNIVYASAFLVTDILSENHGKEDAKQAVYIGFFSLIATTVIMNLALQFTAHPDDFAQGAMETIFKIMPRLAIASLIAYGLSQMHDVWAFHWWREKTNGKHLWLRNNLSTLVSQALDSVVFTFVAFYGTLPLGVLWEIFISTYVLKFIVAACDTPFVYLARRIKETPKFTSQKVN